One segment of Oreochromis niloticus isolate F11D_XX linkage group LG8, O_niloticus_UMD_NMBU, whole genome shotgun sequence DNA contains the following:
- the LOC100694630 gene encoding NHL repeat-containing protein 3, whose translation MKYLPTAKPLMLMTKTSHTCLIVSSMASLVLLMMVLYGTMSSQQPGGSSLRHDYQLLGRPLYKLDLSWPKNPELYTGDVFGVAVNQYAGVVYVAQRGDNVPKVLVFTTDGDYLMSWNTTTLEKPHGIFLADAASSNPTVWITDVGNGPYGHCIKQYTPSGKLLQVLGTPGKAGSGLDPLQFDQPAEIFIHNSGEIYIVDGDGGMNNRLIKLSKEQKVMWMHGEKGQGLAQFYIPHSVTVDTAQRVWVADRGNKRIQVFNSVTGEWLGTWGSCFTEDAPYSVRLTPDKKYFVVVQLNTNQISLLDAPPVGMIGQCRVVSVIQLADDVKPHLVDLDLKTGALYVAEIGAQQAQKFTPFSLGENFL comes from the exons ATGAAGTACTTGCCAACAGCAAAACCACTGATGCTGATGACAAAGACAAGTCATACGTGTTTGATAGTTTCCAGCATGGCCTCTTTGGTCCTGCTCATGATGGTGCTTTACGGGACCATGAGCAGCCAGCAGCCGGGCGGCTCGAGCCTCAGACACGACTACCAGCTGCTGGGCAGACCCCTGTACAAACTGGATCTGAGCTGGCCCAAGAACCCGGAGCTCTACACTGGGGACGTGTTTGGAGTGGCAGTCAACCAGTATGCTGGGGTGGTGTATGTGGCTCAGAGAG GTGACAACGTTCCGAAGGTGCTGGTGTTCACTACTGATGGAGATTACCTCATGTCCTGGAACACAACCACCCTGGAGAAGCCTCATGGAATATTTCTAGCAGATGCAGCTTCATCAAACCCCACTGTGTGGATCACAGACGTGGGGAACGGCCCGTATGGTCACTGCATCAAACAGTACACGCCATCAGGAAAGTTGCTACAG GTGCTTGGAACGCCAGGAAAAGCAGGTTCTGGactggaccccctgcagtttgaTCAGCCCGCCGAGATATTTATCCATAACTCTGGGGAAATTTATATTGTGGACGGTGACGGAGGAATGAACAACCGCCTCATTAAGCTgtccaaagagcagaaggtgatGTGGATGCATGGAGAGAAAGGACAAGGCCTAGCTCAGTTCTACATCCCACACAGCGTGACCGTGGACACGGCCCAGAGGGTGTGGGTGGCTGACAGAGGAAACAAGAGGATCCAGGTTTTTAATTCTGTCACCGGGGAGTGGCTGGGGACGTGGGGGAGCTGCTTTACTGAAGATGCACCCTATTCTGTCCGCCTTACCCCAGACAAAAAATACTTTGTTGTTGTCCAGCTCAACACCAATCAGATTTCACTGCTGGATGCTCCGCCTGTAGGCATGATTGGCCAGTGCAGAGTGGTCAGTGTGATCCAGTTGGCTGATGATGTGAAGCCCCACTTGGTAGACCTAGACCTGAAAACTGGGGCTCTGTATGTGGCTGAGATCGGAGCTCAACAAGCACAGAAGTTCACCCCCTTTAGTCTGGGTGAAAATTTCCTGTGA